The Numenius arquata chromosome 6, bNumArq3.hap1.1, whole genome shotgun sequence sequence AACCTTCACCTTCGAGGTGTGAACGAAGAACAGTAATTCAGGTCTTCATAAGGTGTTACTTGTAACCAGGGAGACAGATGAagcaagggtttgttttttttttttttcttttgtttgttgttttgggttttttttttcccctcctccttcaaaTTCCTCCGTTTTAACCCAGGAAAAGGTCTAACTGGTGACTGTACAGATTCTAGGGACGCTGGCTGTTAAGAGAAAACACTCAGCACTGTGCCTTACTGCTTCATGTCTTTCGCTAACAATTAATCCTTGCAAGAGCTGTTGTTTATTCAGGGGTGCTTCTTCTGTCTTTGGGAGACCTTTATCTGCAAATGCCTTTAATAAGCCTGGCCTGGCCCATTTTGGGTTCACCAGCCTTTCCCACGCACAACAAACATTCCACATTGTCAAATTTGTACTTTCCTGTATTTGTTCTGTCATGCCAGAACTATATCTGGCCATGGATAGCATATTCTGTTGACAACTCACTTGATGTGAAAAGGCCAGTCCCATCACTGGGACCTTCAAGGTGTCCGTCACCACAGGAGGAGGGGTCTGAAAGTGTGCCTTTGTGACAGTAAAAACACACTgtgcacagacacagacacacagaggaaacaaggaaaagagagagtgagagaggagggagagagaaagagagagagagagaaagagaaggactTCAGAGAAGAACTGTAAAGAGTTGGATGAACTGAATGCTAGTGAAGAGGTTTTGGCTGCAGCAGCCACACTTACACACAGAGCAGAAGGCTCAGTAGTGCCAGAAGCACATTTGTTCTGTAAAGAACGGACTGCGTTCCAATCTCAGGGAACTACTCAACACAGGTATTATTTTAGAGTCCAGTGAACGCTGACAGAAAGTAACTGCCAGAGACTCTGTTCCACAGCTAATTGGAATTGGTACCAGCCAATTAGCAAGGACAAGGCTGAGTGGATGGCAGAAAAAGccaagagggttttttggggtttttttggttggtgggtGTTCTTTTTCAGAATGTTCAAATGACATGTATTTCAGTATGCTCTCCATCAATACACACTCTTAATCTTCCAGTGTTCTGAGGGATCATATCTTGGCAGGTCTCTGCTACACCCTTAGAATAAAGGGGATCCAGGCTAACGTGCAATTCAAACGCATTGATATGAAGAGAGAACACCTTCAAGAGGAGTGATGCTCCAGAAGTAAACACTGTCTCAGAGAGGGTACCAATGCAAAAAGGGCAATCTGAACCTCGTTCAGTCCCATACCTTCTCCCAGTCATTTTCCTACCAACAGTTTTCAGTTTTATGAAAGCTTTATTTCTGGGTATTACCCACGGCCAGACTTTCACCTGAATTTTGGGCTGCTCCACAACACACACAGACGTGCTATGCAAGCCCACAGGGAGAAGGTAACAGTCTTCCCTTGTATCATGCAGGTTAGGTCTCATTTCTACTGGGAAGGAAGGCAGAGATTTGGACAATCTGCCTACAGAACCACACATTTCCCAGTATTTTCCTATACACATTACGTTGTATAAAGAAAGCAGGAGAAcgaaattagcttttttttttttttcccccccacttctAATTTACTTTAGAGACCACTCTGCCAAGACAGCCTTACAATTCTAACTGTGGTAACAAAGACTGGCAGTTGCTTTATAAATAAGCACACAGCATATGGCAACTATGAGCCCCAGGAAAGGCAAGAATGTAGGCTCATACTTAATATGAATCCTCAAGGTTCATCTGGTTTCATAAAGCTTTTCCCCTCAGTGACAGCAAAGCTTCACGTCCCCTGGGGAAATGTCAACTTCAATGTATTTACATACACTATTACTGTTAAGTAGCACTGGCACGAGCAAGCCAGTGGAAATCTCTTTAGGAACCCTTTTGCATTTAACCCATTTTGTGAAAAGGCAGGACACAACTCGGCTGCAAACTCATCTCCTGAGCTGTGTATCGCACAGTAAGAAAAGCTTTATTCCATCAGACTTACCATGAGCGTTGGCTGATTAGTTCAACACTTGGCACAAAAATGCTTCCTAAAAAAAGCTCATTTCTGGCTCATTCATAGAGTAGAATACATTCTGCTAAACCAGTCATACTAATTTCTCTGAATCGGTAGAAAGACCCATAGCAAATTCTCTCAGTTTGGATCAGCATTCCAATTATACTTCGTTCTGTTTCACATCCACAGCAAAAGAGATTTAGAGTCTTTAGATTGTCTTTAAAGTCCAGTAGAGCCATCTGCTTGGCAGGACATTCTTGAGTGTTTAAAGCTATAGAAAACCAGCAAATCTGGCCAAGTCTTCAAAATACAGAACTGTGCAGTCAGATATATGAAGACAGTAAAAGAAGGAAGAAttggattttctgttttctgaaattcagaagcAAACCATTatctattgattttaaaattgaaatgaattaaatgaattaaaatgaaaattgcatgGGTAGGTGGACGCACAGAGTATTAAGTCCCTAGTTCAATATTATGACCCAGTTTGTTTGCTGATACTTATTCCTGCTGCCCCAGCTAGTTTTAGATGGCCCGACAAATACGGcttttgtctttttcctgcttttccattcTGCAATGCAGAAAATATGACTGTGCCATAAGCATTTTCCtgatatttcagtgtttctttctcAATGTCAGTCTGTTACCTCTACTTATGCTTGAATCAATCTCTTGAATTCATCTTCTTGTGGTATTGGGACATGAACGTGTAAATGCTCTGCTGTATCTTAGCCCAGCTACAGGAGTAGGTTCTTTTAATCTTTCTCAGAAATTCGTTCTTTCTAGTCCCCTGGCATTTTCTTGAAATTAGCATCTAACTAGGTTTTAGTCAGAGTGTAACGATATAAATAATGCACACGTTAAATTTTAATTAGCAGCAGGAGGCTGCCTGTTTGCACAGCAGTTGATGTAGAAGCGTGCATGCTACCCTAACAGTGATTGTTGTATCTAGGAGTAAAAAGAGCCTGGCATCTCTTACCTGAGATGGAGGAGAGGTGGAAAAAGACGTGGTACACACTTCTTGGGAATCTTCTACTGAGGGGTATACTGCACCATTGTCCTCGCCAGCTctaaagcagcaaaaaaagaaaagcttcctaaCTGGGAATGTTCCTTAAAACAAACAGATGGTAAAACAGGCTGGGACAAACACTGCAGGGAGGTTGAGAGTATTTGGGTGGAGTTGAAAGAATTATGAAAGGCTCATAATCTATTTGACAGAACTGAGGAAAACAGGGTATGGAAACTTTAATTTTCCCCAGGTGCTCCTCTTCTACCCTCAAAGAGAAACACTTTCCTCGATGTTTTTTTAACTAAAGGTTTTGTTATACCAGCTAATACTACTGGCTTTGGTGTTTACAGAACCATTGTCCAACaccagcactggtcccagtctgAGTGCCCTCACGTGCACTCTCTCATCTACAAAGAGAAATTTAACTCTTATCTCTCCCCAGTGGAAACACCTGGAGATACATGCCTCTGGACATGTAGGTCTACAGCAGGATTAGCCGTTACACTTCGAAATTCCCAAAGGCAGCCAAGGTTAAAAATCATTTGTGTCCAAATGCTTCTGTAAGGAATCCGGGAAAAGACTAGGGCATGCTGCACTCAGTCTTCTAGACATGAGGAGAAAAATGTCATCCTTCCTCATGTGCTCAACAATGCCAATATGATCGACACTAATCTTCCAGTCTCTCTTCCCATGCAGTTCGCAGGTAGTGGAAAAGGCTCAGTATTTGGGCATAATTTGATGCCTCCACCATGGCCCTAGACTTCAACTCAGTATTTCCTCACCTGTAATTGCAGGGATGCATGGGCGAAGAGCTGGGATAGGGACGGTCCACAAAGTGATCAATGATAATCCCCATGATAGGAGGGGTCCTCTCAAACTGCCTGCAAGGCAACAAGCAATGGTGTTATTGGTAAGGCTGCTTTTACTCTCTACTCTCATCCCAGTTCATGGTGCCCTCACAGAAAACACTCGTGTCTCTTAATGGGACCAGAGCATCTTTACAATTCAGCCCTGCAACTCCAAGCATGCATCAACAATTTGGAGTTCTAGAGTCTGGCTCAGGGCTACCTAATTACTCCCCTTTCTGCAAGACTTAAGCATGACAGAGAGCCTTCTCCATGAAGGAGAATTCcagcaggaaagcagaagggaaagattTAAGGGCTCATAATATGAGGGATTTAATAGTACATTATTGTAAAACAATTTCTGGCATGATCACACTTTCTCACCTGGTTGACATGAAAGCAAGGTTGATTCTGTAGGCGCAAGACAGAGTGATGGTGCCCACTGGGGTACCCACTGTCCCAACACGGACTGTCTGGAAACCTGTAAGGTTAAGGAATGGTTATCAGTTTCACTGATTATGTATGTTCCATACTGCCCTATTCTGAGGTTACATTATCTTATTTCTATAGTGTTTCTGTTATGCCTTGCAATCTGAACTCCAAACCCACATACAGACCTCATAACAAAACAGCAGCGCTAGGTTGCCTTGCTGGTAGGCTTCATCTACAAGACTTCTGATATTGCTTCCTGTCTTGGTCTAAAATATCGCTCTGAAGTGCTTCTTGTTCCTAAGTAGATCATGATCTCCTTCACCAGCCCTGCCCCTTATCAACATACCTCCATATTCTTATTTCTGTTCTGGATCACTAGAGTCAAAATGGTATTTTAACACCCTAGATTTTGTCAAAGTGCCACCATTATACCTGTCACCTTATGATACGACCCTTCACTGATAGATCCAGATACAAAGCATGTGTAAAACCTCAGGCTTAATTTTCCTTGTGGCACTTAGGAATAGTAACAAAAGGATCGCCAGTACGGAAAACAGTTCTACTCCAGTTTGTGTATGTTGCCTAACCATACCTTCTCCCAAGCCACTCAGTTGCACTTCACCAAAATATAtcctgcaggaaaaggaaaaagtattagGTCCAGTGGGGACATAATGCTATACATATCCCTATTCCTTATTTAATTTTATGAGTTGAGAGGTTGGAACCACTTTTCCtctatagaaaaaaacccaacaaagtagAGGCTAAAACAcccatctcaaaaaaacccctccagctGCTTCAGAGGAAGACGTATCAGctataaaggaaaaggaagagaaaatggtaGTGTAATCAGAAATTTCTCTAAGTTTTTTAAGTCTCTGTGGCAAGTCTACAGTTCAGAGCAAAAATGTGAGCGGATATAAACTTAATGGAAAGGTCTGAGTCAAAAAGCTGATACTTATCACACAAGGTAAAAGAATAATTGTGCTGTAAAGAGACCTACTCTTAAGCAAACCAGCAATGGGAGGAAAAGTGAAGAAATGGCTGGGATTTCTTTTAAAGTTCTCACCTGTGCTAATGATTACAAACCTGAGATTTAGAATCACCTCAATTAGTTATGCAAACATGTCAAAGACTTTTCTGAAAGCCAAAAACAAAGACTGGAAGGTGATAACCACGAACCACAAGGCAGTCAGATCTCACAGGCTAAACAGAGTTGCACTCAGTATTTGGAAGAGTAAACTGCAAGAACTAAAGGTGCACCCTCAGCTCCACTTCCTGTAAAATGGAACAGCAGGAGAGAATCTGAACCTACACTTCAAAACCATGCATTGCAGTTATGTGCAATGTAGACTGGCATTTATCAAGTACAGGCCAGACACTGAACAACTGGATGCTGATAAGCAATTTAACCAGTGCCTGCATGTAGAATTTTTGTGCTCTTCTCAACACAGTAAGCAAACAACAGTACTTTACAGCCTGTGCTTAGTTTTTCTTTCAAAGGGTCAGATGGAGGGTACAATGTGATATTCAGCCCAAAGTTCTCTTCTGTAACTGATCAGTAGTAGTTAAACCCAAATCATTTGCATTTATATCACTCCCTCCCTTTTTACCACATTTACAGCTGCACTGTGCAAGTCTAGAGTCTCTTCTGTTTGTATTTCACATGAGGAATTTCATATTGCGCTTTACCTGTACAATATTACATATTCATGGCCTTGTTTCCTTGAGAGTCTGTAGGCTGGAGTTACCCTGGTTATTGCAAGCAAAGACTTCAGCAGTAGAGACAGCCGGTTGTATACGGTGTATGAAACCTTGATTTCTTTGTCACACCTAtagaacacaaaggaaaaaaattagttgtttGTTCTCAAGCAAGGGGGTTTGGGTTTgtcgtttgtttgttttgtctttttttttttttcttaaaacaattgGCCCAGATCCGTTTTGGTTTATGTCAGTTTTATTGCCAAAATGATAAAATAAGCCCTGGTGTGGCTAACTTTTTTTGACTGACCGGCTAAGAGTCCTCCTTCAATCTAGTCTCCTGTTGTAGAGGTAACTGCTGAAAAATGCCATGCAGCCTTCTAGTAGATAGAAACatcttttcagtattaaaaacatTTGTAGTTACTGAGCATATAAATTCTTGTATCATTTGAGGAGTCATActaattgtaatgaagaaggaataaaattacttgtttctttcctttgcacCAATATTAAACAGTTTGGCTGCTGCACTACACAGAGAGGGGACTTCCCTCTGAAGTGTCCCAGGCCGCACAGCCAAATATGTGCTCAGTCCACAGTAATGAACGAGCACACTTCCCTATTTCATCAgctaaaacaaacacacacacacaaataaagcaTGAAGAATGCACttacttttcattcatttctagACACCAAATTTCCAGCTCCATGGAGTCCCCCTGGATGACAGAAAGGACAGCAAACAAAGGCTCATTTCAGAACACAAAACTTTTCACATCTCATTAATGCTCAGCAACAGCCACAACTCTCAATGAAGATGTTTCTCCTGGCTCCCACTTTCTTGTCATGCAAGAgtagaaaaagtagaaaacactGAAAGTCTCACTGCATAACTAGAACACCTAAGGAAATACCCTTTTCAGAATGGCTAAGCTCTTCATGGTCTAAGAAACTAAATTTTCCTGCTCTATTATTTGTGTGTTTGGCCTCGGGTATTTGCAGTGAATTGTTTCTgttaaacacacatttttttttttcattagtataCTACCTAACTtcataaatgaatatattttcatattctcTTGGACTACAGGGCAGGAGCTCTGGTAGGTGACCTAagattcaaggaaaaaaaaaaaaagcacctattTTGACTCAGTTCTCACCCACCTCAGAGGTTTTGAGAGAGATCTCCACACACATAGACCGTCCAACAGCAGGTAGCTGTCCTGCCAGGGCTTTCTTAGCTTCATGAGTAACCTCTGGTATATCTTTGATTGCCAAATTGAACTGCAGAATGAAAGAGATTattccatttctttatttctttgaaaaactgcCTAATGGCACACTGCAGACAAACTCACAGACCCATATATAACATACTAGGTCAGCATCcactgaaatatttatgaaacaaaaaATTCCCAGATGGAATCAGGCTTTTCatatttgcaaacattttcttgGCTGCTaattcaaatgtttttcttgaTACTGCCATAAAAATCGTGTCCCTTTTCCCTCACTTGAGCCTGATTTTTCACGCACAGAGAATCTTTTAAGTGTCTTCAATTTTAATGAAGTCCATTACTTACAAAGTCCTGAATTGCCGAGTTGCAAGCTGCTGACAGAAAAGAACCCATCACCCCACCCCCAGCAAATCTTGGAAATGCCCCTTGGTTGGCAGGAGTTGCTGTGAGGTATCATTTATCTCTCCTCTAATCAGCCCTTAAGAGCCCAGAGTGACATGTTGCatgtcaacaacaaaaaaaacccaccaccaatgAGCATAATTGAATACAGTAGTTATTCTATGAATAGTTATCTTATAGTCTGCACAAGACTATAACAACTACATTACTCATTGCGCACACACAGAAAGCTCCCAATGGCCATGGAGTTGCTTTAAAAACTATGACTTTACCCAGTCAGAGCCTGTTGGGGAGGATGATGATCGGGTACAGATTTTCTCTCCAAGTCGGGCCTGGACAATTACTTGTACCGTCTGgaatagaaaggaaaagataaacaCTCATGTTTTGAGCTCAGCCAAGCCCTCAGTTCAGAGCCTGAGCTAGATAAATTccaagtaaaaaaaatgaaaggctaATCTTCAGGTGTAATCAACTTCAATTATTACATATAACAGGTAAACgtatttcagacagaaaataattttaagctgACCTTTCTTGGTAGTGACATGAAGTGACTAAGCCAATTTTGTGATCAGGAGTTGCAGAGTTTTTGGGAATACTTAAGCAAAACTTACTACTATATCCTGAACCTGGACACACAAACGTTGAGTCAAGTGAATCTGTACGTTTATAACATAACCATTGTCAGAGTAGCTACTTGCATCTACGTACCAAGTGAGGCCAAATTTTATAATTACGTATCAACATAATTCAAAAGAACATTCTGCTGTTATTGCTTTTGGATGCAATATAAAAATTTAGATAGGCTGGAAAGAGAGAGTGGAGTCCAAGAGAAGATACTACCTAACAGCTGGAAGGTTAGATGTGTTGGTAAGAGCCCAAATCTGACTGAGGTGTGAAGTGCCTCTAAACTGATTTTACAGCAGGATTTGAAggtagaaaaaaggggaaaagatgtttttctaGTTATTCTCAGGAATCTCCTAGATTTGCCATCAGCTTTTCTTGCTTTGGTCTttatcaaaaacaaacaaaagaaccccAACCCTGTTTCCCTAGCCACAGCAAATATGGCTTTTCTTATATGAGAAAGGATAGGAGTTTGCCCGAAGTAGAGTGAGTTAcctttaaagcaaaaaatttgATGAACTTGTCCAGGTCCTTCCTGTCCTGGGAACTGAGATCAGTGTCCATTGCATATGGCAATCTGAAATACAGCACAGACATGGGAATGAAGCCTTCCTTCAGCTTTCGTTTGGATGtcaagatttcaaaatattttgccatTAGAGGTACCTCAAGTGAAATGATAAGCACCAAAGGCCTCTGCCTGTCAAAATCCTAACATGCTAACAACTTTTTGGGGCGGGTGTAAGGTATAAACGTGTATGAATAGTTCATCTGGTCAGCGCAAAAGATActagaaaagaaacaacaaaggGGTCTCAAAATTAAAACTGGGTATAAGTTCTCCAATTTTGctagcttaattaaaaaaaacaagcaaacaacaaaaaaaccccaaaacaccctgtGGATGTCACCCACACTGACTGGATTTATACCATGTTATCCATCAGACATGGTAGTCTCTGCTTCAGAAATAACAAATACTCGGTTATCAGCACTGGTCAAAACCAAGCCAAATTGTTTTCTTGAGTCTGAAATTCTAAAAACAGTATTTCCAGTGGTATTTCAGCAGATACTGAAATCTAGGTAATAAGCCATTGCTGGAACAGCCTACGCTGCTTCTTTACTTCCACCAAATAGTACTTGCAGTAAACTTGTACAGCTATGAATTTACCTGCAACCAACTGAAAAGACCAAATTTCTCTGTTTGCTTCTCTTGGAAGCTCTGACAACAAATACTTAGCTCCCACATTCACTCTGCCTTGTTTTTCAACGTACGATTGTTTCTAGCAGTACAATGAACTTGCACAGTGCCTGAAGCCAGGCAGGCCAAGGCACTAAGCAGATTTCTGCCACCATCACGTCACATGCCCCGGGATAAATCACGATTTCTCTGTCTCCCAGTTTCTTCACGTGTAACTTAATAATCGTATAGAGACCACAGGGAGGAATGCCTTAATTAGCAGCATTAATTGTACTTTTTGCTCCTAAGTCTTCAAAGTGCAAATTCACTCTTAATTCCTGTTCCTGTTTTTGCTTTGAGACGGCTAATCAGCCTGAAGCAGCTTGTCAAACATCACGTATTTACGGAACACGCTGCTCATCACAGAAAGGTTGGCAGTCTAAGGTCAGTGAGCACGAGCAGCTGCCGTGCACGAGGTTACTCTCCTCAGCCTTCCATCTGTAAGCAAAGACTGAAATTGCAGCACGGTATGCTGTTTACACCGACTGAATCCTAGCAGGACAAAGGGGCCAACAGCCCCGTTCACACAGAAAATACCTTATCATCTTTAATGACTACACATATCCAAAACTTCTATTTAACATATCTCACTTAATAtgcttattatttaaaatatctcaCTTAAACGCTGATTTTAAGTAATGTTTTTAGGAGCATCACCCAAGAGGGCTGCTAGATAAGAGTACTGCGATTTATAGAGCATTTTATAGAGAagagtgctgctttctgaatgacTCCATAAAAAGAAAGCTAGACATCTAATATGATTGAAAGTTCCTAGGTTACACTCGTACTGCCTCTCCTAGTGCTGTACTGGTCTCAttacaaattttaatttagtttgagAACCAACAACACAAGCGATTCAACATTAGATGCATTAACAAATTATCCTTTGGATATTTTAACCTCCTCATCGAAAGTATTCTACTTACTTTCACTGCCTTTACCTCCACTGGAGAGAGAATACAGATCTTTTCTACTGTGGAAGGGATGCAAAAGGAAGTCAGCATCTAAAAGTGCTAGATGTTTAATTGATGCAGCactctaacttaaaaaaaaaaaaaagctttcggCATAGACACTTCCCACTACAAAAAAATCGGTGAGAATGACCTGTTACTATTCTTTTGACTTAAATAAAACACTGTAAGCGTTGAGGGGACTCAAGCTCTACAAAAAAAACCTGGCTGACATGGGCAATAAAGAATTCTGGAATTGATTATTGCAATTCGGGAACTAGTGAAAGGTGTTAGGCTCACTGGTCTGttcagaaaggaaacaaagcagatcATCAGCATGGTTCTCTGTGCAGTATAGGAATCGGTTCTAATGACTATAGACCCAAATATCTCtagagaggagagaaacagcCACCAGAGCTACGTCTTAGATTCAGGGTTCAAAGAATGAGAGCTTCGCTGttctgccctgctgcagcagaaCTGGGATTCTTCCTGCAAGATCTCAAACTATCCGTAACACTCATGAGACATTTGGAGATTCATACTTTCTTTTACCTCTCAAGCTCCAAATGCCAGCAACAGTTGATTTGCCAGAGcctaaagcagagcagaaagtgTCGGGCAAGCTTTCCTGTCAGGAATCTGTAATTTCAGGGGGAAACTGGGGCCCTGGAACTCAGCTCCTCACATGTCGGAGGACTGTCATCTGATGACCACCATCTCCTCATTTTTGCAGGAGGACCTGTGGTGATTACCTGAGATCTGCTAAGCCTTAGGGACAGTGTTCACCTTTAGAATCATTCTTGATAAGAGTCAAGACGGGCCTAGAATTacagcaaatatttcatttacaaaaaTGCCTCGGTACCCTCAGGTTAGCTGCCACCAGCTGACCTGAACAGGAAGGAAATTCTTTAAACATAGTTCCACCAAACTCATTCAACTTCTCAGGTTCCCGTAGGTTGCAGTGCCAGCACGGCTCCTTGTTAAGTGCCGGTATCCAGGCATATGCTTAGCTCAAGGAAGGCACTTTCTAATTTTGCACTGAGTAACAACTAGAAGGAAATAACCTTTGGTGTAGCTTAGAAACCTACAGATGACCGATTCCCCCTCAATCAAGTAATCCCTTAAGTAAACTGATACCGCACTGCTTTAGCCTTACACATAGGCTGTTCACAGGTAAAAACAAGCATCTTGGCCACACAGCTTTTTgctttgtctctctcttcctGCAACATCCATTTTCATACTAATGCCTTTATTTATATGTCTTTGTCTCCACTTCCCTCTGAGCAGAAATGTCAGAGACAGACATTCAAGGAGAACTGTCACATGTGGGTGGCTCTTTTTTGACTAGAGCCTTATTCTTTCTCACAAGGTTATGAGGCAGAGAAGAATACTGGGCTTATCTGACAGTTTAATATCTAAGCATTAACATTGCGCCTTATACACACTCCCGGTATTTAAACTCTCCTTCTCCAAGGAGAAGGACACATCAGCGTAAGCTGACGACACCCTATTTGCATGATGCAAGGAACTGTAAGAGCCCTCCCCTTTCGTGCCTTGCTACAGCCCGGGGAAACTACAGCTACCCTCACGCCAcgctccagccctgctgcctgacAGTACCTGTATCCTGGGCACACAAGCGGTGCACAGTGACACCTGGGAACAGTCGCGCTACACTACCTGTATTTACCTTGTCTGTCTGATACTTGCTTACACAGATGTGAAAGGAGCAGAAGCACCTGACAGGTACCAGGCATTATTACTGCTGCTGGGGAAAAACGTATACAGGCTGCTCCCATCACCTCCCTCCTCTGAGATTTCACTCCGAGCCACGGCTGCTACAAC is a genomic window containing:
- the ATG13 gene encoding autophagy-related protein 13 isoform X7, encoding MDTDLSSQDRKDLDKFIKFFALKTVQVIVQARLGEKICTRSSSSPTGSDWFNLAIKDIPEVTHEAKKALAGQLPAVGRSMCVEISLKTSEGDSMELEIWCLEMNEKCDKEIKVSYTVYNRLSLLLKSLLAITRVTPAYRLSRKQGHEYVILYRIYFGEVQLSGLGEGFQTVRVGTVGTPVGTITLSCAYRINLAFMSTRQFERTPPIMGIIIDHFVDRPYPSSSPMHPCNYRAGEDNGAVYPSVEDSQEVCTTSFSTSPPSQCVFTVTKAHFQTPPPVVTDTLKVPVMGLAFSHQLSSSRLSYQPAALGVGSADMGYPLLFAGGLNAAHPHQLIGPGKDGGVPPVPSQPAHATQADQERMCTPLDGVHYSAATPSSSEDTETVSNSSEGKCGSPHDLLETIFVRKVGAFVNKPINQVTMANLDIPFAMFAPKNVELEDNDPMVNPPDSPETESPLQGSLHSEGSSGSSTGNTHDDFVMIDFKPAFSKDDILPMDLGTFYREFQNPPQLSSLSIDIGAQSMAEDLDSLPEKLAVHEKNVKEFDAFVETLQ
- the ATG13 gene encoding autophagy-related protein 13 isoform X1 codes for the protein MDTDLSSQDRKDLDKFIKFFALKTVQVIVQARLGEKICTRSSSSPTGSDWFNLAIKDIPEVTHEAKKALAGQLPAVGRSMCVEISLKTSEGDSMELEIWCLEMNEKCDKEIKVSYTVYNRLSLLLKSLLAITRVTPAYRLSRKQGHEYVILYRIYFGEVQLSGLGEGFQTVRVGTVGTPVGTITLSCAYRINLAFMSTRQFERTPPIMGIIIDHFVDRPYPSSSPMHPCNYRAGEDNGAVYPSVEDSQEVCTTSFSTSPPSQCVFTVTKAHFQTPPPVVTDTLKVPVMGLAFSHQPAALGVGSADMGYPLLFAGGLNAAHPHQLIGPGKDGGVPPVPSQPAHATQADQERMCTPLDGVHYSAATPSSSEDTETVSNSSEGKCGSPHDLLETIFVRKVGAFVNKPINQVTMANLDIPFAMFAPKNVELEDNDPMVNPPDSPETESPLQGSLHSEGSSGSSTGNTHDDFVMIDFKPAFSKDDILPMDLGTFYREFQNPPQLSSLSIDIGAQSMAEDLDSLPEKLAVHEKNVKEFDAFVETLQ
- the ATG13 gene encoding autophagy-related protein 13 isoform X5, with amino-acid sequence MDTDLSSQDRKDLDKFIKFFALKTVQVIVQARLGEKICTRSSSSPTGSDWFNLAIKDIPEVTHEAKKALAGQLPAVGRSMCVEISLKTSEGDSMELEIWCLEMNEKCDKEIKVSYTVYNRLSLLLKSLLAITRVTPAYRLSRKQGHEYVILYRIYFGEVQLSGLGEGFQTVRVGTVGTPVGTITLSCAYRINLAFMSTRQFERTPPIMGIIIDHFVDRPYPSSSPMHPCNYRAGEDNGAVYPSVEDSQEVCTTSFSTSPPSQLIGPGKDGGVPPVPSQPAHATQADQERMCTPLDGVHYSAATPSSSEDTETVSNSSEGKCGSPHDLLETIFVRKVGAFVNKPINQVTMANLDIPFAMFAPKNVELEDNDPMVNPPDSPETESPLQGSLHSEGSSGSSTGNTHDDFVMIDFKPAFSKDDILPMDLGTFYREFQNPPQLSSLSIDIGAQSMAEDLDSLPEKLAVHEKNVKEFDAFVETLQ
- the ATG13 gene encoding autophagy-related protein 13 isoform X3: MDTDLSSQDRKDLDKFIKFFALKTVQVIVQARLGEKICTRSSSSPTGSDWFNLAIKDIPEVTHEAKKALAGQLPAVGRSMCVEISLKTSEGDSMELEIWCLEMNEKCDKEIKVSYTVYNRLSLLLKSLLAITRVTPAYRLSRKQGHEYVILYRIYFGEVQLSGLGEGFQTVRVGTVGTPVGTITLSCAYRINLAFMSTRQFERTPPIMGIIIDHFVDRPYPSSSPMHPCNYRAGEDNGAVYPSVEDSQEVCTTSFSTSPPSQPAALGVGSADMGYPLLFAGGLNAAHPHQLIGPGKDGGVPPVPSQPAHATQADQERMCTPLDGVHYSAATPSSSEDTETVSNSSEGKCGSPHDLLETIFVRKVGAFVNKPINQVTMANLDIPFAMFAPKNVELEDNDPMVNPPDSPETESPLQGSLHSEGSSGSSTGNTHDDFVMIDFKPAFSKDDILPMDLGTFYREFQNPPQLSSLSIDIGAQSMAEDLDSLPEKLAVHEKNVKEFDAFVETLQ
- the ATG13 gene encoding autophagy-related protein 13 isoform X2, whose translation is MDTDLSSQDRKDLDKFIKFFALKTVQVIVQARLGEKICTRSSSSPTGSDWFNLAIKDIPEVTHEAKKALAGQLPAVGRSMCVEISLKTSEGDSMELEIWCLEMNEKCDKEIKVSYTVYNRLSLLLKSLLAITRVTPAYRLSRKQGHEYVILYRIYFGEVQLSGLGEGFQTVRVGTVGTPVGTITLSCAYRINLAFMSTRQFERTPPIMGIIIDHFVDRPYPSSSPMHPCNYRAGEDNGAVYPSVEDSQEVCTTSFSTSPPSQLSSSRLSYQPAALGVGSADMGYPLLFAGGLNAAHPHQLIGPGKDGGVPPVPSQPAHATQADQERMCTPLDGVHYSAATPSSSEDTETVSNSSEGKCGSPHDLLETIFVRKVGAFVNKPINQVTMANLDIPFAMFAPKNVELEDNDPMVNPPDSPETESPLQGSLHSEGSSGSSTGNTHDDFVMIDFKPAFSKDDILPMDLGTFYREFQNPPQLSSLSIDIGAQSMAEDLDSLPEKLAVHEKNVKEFDAFVETLQ
- the ATG13 gene encoding autophagy-related protein 13 isoform X6; its protein translation is MDTDLSSQDRKDLDKFIKFFALKTVQVIVQARLGEKICTRSSSSPTGSDWFNLAIKDIPEVTHEAKKALAGQLPAVGRSMCVEISLKTSEGDSMELEIWCLEMNEKCDKEIKVSYTVYNRLSLLLKSLLAITRVTPAYRLSRKQGHEYVILYRIYFGEVQLSGLGEGFQTVRVGTVGTPVGTITLSCAYRINLAFMSTRQFERTPPIMGIIIDHFVDRPYPSSSPMHPCNYRAGEDNGAVYPSVEDSQEVCTTSFSTSPPSQLIGPGKDGGVPPVPSQPAHATQADQERMCTPLDGVHYSAATPSSSEDTETVSNSSEGKCGSPHDLLETIFVRKVGAFVNKPINQVTMANLDIPFAMFAPKNVELEDNDPMGSLHSEGSSGSSTGNTHDDFVMIDFKPAFSKDDILPMDLGTFYREFQNPPQLSSLSIDIGAQSMAEDLDSLPEKLAVHEKNVKEFDAFVETLQ